Genomic segment of Sebastes fasciatus isolate fSebFas1 chromosome 3, fSebFas1.pri, whole genome shotgun sequence:
ACCCAAGCGCTTCACGACTTGTTatatgcatatgtgtgcatttcacaaaataaatatttgaaatttacattaaaaaaaatgaaacggCATCATGAAAAACTGGTTACCAAAAGATGCAAAGTTACAACGCTGCTCTCCCGTTATTCTACTGAGAAAAGGAAATAGAGTTCTGGATGCCCCACACTTCAAGGGCCTGGATCTTGAAATGTCCCTTGCAGAGTGGGTTGCTCTTGAATGTGTCACAAGGCTCCGAGTATCCCCCCTCTAGGTCTTCCTGTAGGCAGAGTGCGTGGCCTCCATCACCACCTAAGAGAGAACATACATCAGCACACCGTTAACTGCTGACTAGACGTTTTTCTAAAGACCTAACAATATGTTCAACTGGCATACCGATTATGAGCTGACTGTCACTGCCTGCGATGAACATGGAGGCTTCTTGTTCCTTGGGTCTCTTTGGCTCTTTGGCAGTCATGGGTTCCTCTGATGGGGCAGTAAAGGGGATTGTGAGGTAGCTGGGGTCCTGGAGGGTTCCAGCAGGACAGGTCAGAGTTGGGGTGGCTGTGGTAGGGGTGGTGGAGACGGGGGAGCAGCCACCATCGGATACCTGAGAGGAGGCACAGCTGCTGTCTCGAACCTGCTGAGGGGAAGCTCGTCTGGTCATGATGTTGACCATAGCCTGTTGGTAACGCTCCATGCTGGGACGAAGCTGAAAGGGAAAGCAAATTTCTTGTTTGACAGGTAAAGATACTCTTTATGAAGTTGACACAAAATCGGACTTGAAGCATTGTTACAGCAAACCTTATATGGTATGTACCAGAGTTGAATTTAAGAGGAAGAAAGCAGGAATATGCCTCACcgtgaaaacaaaacattccCCAGTTCCAAAGTATGTGAGTCCCTCAGAGTCATGTTTTCTTCTTTCTATCACATCGGTTGACAGGAAGGCACCAAAGACCTGAGAAATGAGAAATACTAATATTTCAGTACCATACAAAATTGATTCCATAAACTAGTTATTATCattagtggctttaaaggtacagtgtgtaagatttggcagattgcaaccaactgagtatctctccgctcactcctccctttccaaggctGCGGTAACgagagctgccgagtgcaaagaCGCGGTAACGCGGTAACGCgattcacctcgctcagaggccatccttaccatgtTCGGTACCATCCTTACcatggcggtaccacggttttgcactctgcagctcacgttaccacagtttcacaagggagaactacggtggccttcaggtaacgtaaaaatgcaaaaggctctctctagagccagtgtttggtttgtccattctgggctactgtagaaacatggcggagcaacatggcggtctccgtgaagaggacccgctccctatgtagatatgtagggctcattctaagtttAAACATTCCAAAcggttcttagtttcaggtgattatatacttaTGAATACATAGCTGTcgtatgaatattatattccatttctgctaacagatACCCCCcatatgttacacactgttcctttaagacatGTAAGGTTCAAACtaaggttaaataaaaaggaaaagcagcagaatTATCCGATGTATCCTAATATTCATTATGTTATATAATGTTACCTCTTCATCCACAGTTTTGATAATCAAGACCGCTGGTTCGTGTCCCTCCACATGTGAATAGAAtctaaatgacagaaaaaaagtgttgtttttaatgtcacATAAACTGCTATATAtgcaaccagaaaaaaaatatatgtatctTATTAAGAGGACCTGGTAGAGTCAAATGCAAGACAAGATCACAACTTTAAacaggacctattatgctcgtatgcccactctgttgtgattggtcaaccgaatcaaactcttcggactccgttctagctccgctctaactagctttgtttgagggtgggCCAAACTggccactaggcaggtattatgcaaatgtgttacttagtgacatcaccaggttacggaagaaaaggcaggacttcaagcaaggcgtttcaggcagtatatgagcagtgtttctgtgagtaactacctttggcgtggactttgagctttgtaactttgcagaacttttacatgcacaaaaaaattatataacacattaaaggaaaggggaaaagcacaaaagcagaaTAGGTCTTCTTTACCAATTAAAATATCTTTCCATGTCATCCTCCTTTATGTTTTAGAAATGATCACTTTTTTAAACCatgtgttaaaaaataaaaggcaGTTAAACACTCATTAGGAACTCGTAGTTTCAACTTGAGGTATTTTTCATGAACTGCGTTTGCCACCTCTGAAGGGTGAGTCACTTGACTTTCACACTCAAAGCAAACATGTTgacagtgaaaacacactgcccTTTCTGTTATGTAATAGGCCGTGGAATCTGTTTTTCATTGCTGGCACATGGCATTCAGCAGTCATTGATCCACGATGACCCGGCCCCATTTAATAATACAAGTAAGAAGAAACAGAATTGAAAGACATGAAAGCTTTTGATATATGAAAGAATCACTTCATGCCTGTGGAGCAGCAGCTCATTAGTTCTTTGTCTCGCAGATGGTTTCTCTATGGTGTTAAAGTATTGAAAGGTAACTTACGAAGTAAGGCTCCTTCCATGTTCAGCTGTGTTAAACAGCCTAATGGGGCTGAAAAGGGAAAAGCGCTCAGGTATCCAGGCCCAGACGACTCTCATCTCAGTCCCTGTCACAACACTGGAGGTGAAGTTGCTGAAGTCCACCGTCTCAACCGACTGCCTTTAAGAACATAAAAATAGCTACGATGAGAATATGAAATTGAAATAAGATAAATGTGAGCAGCTTTTTCAgcaataaaaagtgaaaagtcATGACTCAACTCATGAAAAGTcctttaaaaacatatattataAGCATATTAGAAACTTATTATAAACAGAttccttttcttttatttctaggTTTCTTACAAACATGCCTCTCACTGGCTGTTCTATATCAATTCCTGCATTAACCCACCTCTTCTGGTGTGTGCCGACACCTTTTTGCATGAGGGAGTCCTTATTGGCATTGAACAGGAGGTTGAGCTCTTTCCGCGTGGCCATCGGGATCATGAAGGCCCTTTCCAGAAGATTCTCAGCCGTGCAATGGCGAGCCACGCTCTGCACGAACCTTTTCATATCCGTTCGGAAGTCCTCCACGTCTGCCACTCGAGATGACACGGACACTTTGTAGAGGCTGAGCAAAGCCAGCGCCACCCTAAAAAAAGAATGATTGTGAAAGACTATTACTGTATTGTCTCAGAAGCAATGGTCATGAGAAATCAGACGTGAAGACTTAGCAGCAACAAACCTGTAGAGGACCTTGTAGCCTTCCAGTATGTAGACATCCAGCACTCTGATGGCATACGTGAATGGAAGGTCAGCGAATATCCACATGATCCAGTCCGAGTAGAACTCAAAGAGGTTCTGGTGAGAGCTGGCGATCAGCTTACGGATGCCTCTGCAACACCTGTTGGCGAGGTCACCAAAAGTCAT
This window contains:
- the LOC141765359 gene encoding TBC1 domain family member 24-like, whose amino-acid sequence is MIDVSRTPEFSNCGNMNSISMCTSSDQDLGSMAEGRSRQRSHSYYSAEDSKNYGVQTQTEETFLRPRSRSFYSCETSELKTDCDAGNLAGSSSLRPRASSLLQYQVNKKEKREGDGVRVTSKKSKSKPNKHSQTRELNGSKGNLKPVSMITISESDNWEINSSSGMKYGQFVDWEKIDPEAAKRYQQILQSDHQQLKTMGREGFWAMPHTLRAKAYYHIIHSINSRCVTPDRDVHYELAKKLFGEQKISTHPVPEYMELGEIPRYCLNKAGLNSVKKILLCLGECFPDMNFCPILPELVSLLLHFSEDEAECFHSVSRLICYNDPNKRYIDQTFLTYRASCMTFGDLANRCCRGIRKLIASSHQNLFEFYSDWIMWIFADLPFTYAIRVLDVYILEGYKVLYRVALALLSLYKVSVSSRVADVEDFRTDMKRFVQSVARHCTAENLLERAFMIPMATRKELNLLFNANKDSLMQKGVGTHQKRQSVETVDFSNFTSSVVTGTEMRVVWAWIPERFSLFSPIRLFNTAEHGRSLTSFYSHVEGHEPAVLIIKTVDEEVFGAFLSTDVIERRKHDSEGLTYFGTGECFVFTLRPSMERYQQAMVNIMTRRASPQQVRDSSCASSQVSDGGCSPVSTTPTTATPTLTCPAGTLQDPSYLTIPFTAPSEEPMTAKEPKRPKEQEASMFIAGSDSQLIIGGDGGHALCLQEDLEGGYSEPCDTFKSNPLCKGHFKIQALEVWGIQNSISFSQ